The following proteins are co-located in the Triticum aestivum cultivar Chinese Spring chromosome 1A, IWGSC CS RefSeq v2.1, whole genome shotgun sequence genome:
- the LOC123167855 gene encoding transcription initiation factor IIB-like produces the protein MYTSTCSAADERVYCPECRRATEVVLDHGTGDTICTECALVLDAHYIDEGSEWRNFADDGGGDDRDPSRVGTSGDPFLAAKLSTVIDYTNKTKKSSATGVATKAPPRMSVPDAGVASENTLVDGFRGIADMADRLGLVATIRDLAKETFKKLDEAKGCPRGRKRDSVYAACLYIACRNLGMPRTYKELASVTAGGVAAKKDVGKMTTHIKKLLGEEDGQVMDIGVVSATDYLRRFCSRLGLGNQEVRDAQEAVRRVEQGLDVRRNPESVAAAISFMVVQRAGAGRSVKEVSVATGVAEGTIKEVHKDLTPHAQMLFG, from the coding sequence atgtACACCAGCACCTGCTCCGCGGCCGACGAGCGCGTGTACTGCCCGGAGTGCCGCCGCGCGACGGAGGTTGTCCTGGACCACGGCACCGGCGACACCATCTGCACCGAGTGCGCGCTCGTCCTCGACGCGCACTACATCGACGAGGGTTCCGAGTGGCGCAACTTcgccgacgacggcggcggcgacgaccgcGACCCCAGCCGCGTCGGCACCTCCGGCGACCCCTTCCTCGCCGCCAAGCTCTCCACCGTCATCGACTACACCAACAAGACCAAGAAGTCCTCCGCCACCGGCGTGGCGACAAAGGCCCCGCCGAGGATGTCGGTGCCGGACGCGGGGGTGGCCTCCGAAAACACCCTCGTCGACGGCTTCCGCGGCATCGCCGACATGGCCGACCGGCTCGGCCTCGTGGCCACCATCCGGGACCTGGCCAAGGAGACGTTCAAGAAGCTGGACGAGGCCAAGGGCTGCCCGCGCGGCCGGAAGCGGGACTCCGTCTACGCCGCCTGCCTCTACATCGCCTGCCGCAACCTCGGCATGCCGCGCACGTACAAGGAGCTCGCGTCCGTCACCGCCGGGGGCGTGGCCGCCAAGAAGGACGTCGGCAAGATGACGACGCACATCAAGAAGCTCCTCGGGGAGGAGGACGGCCAGGTGATGGACATCGGCGTCGTCAGCGCCACTGACTACCTGCGCCGCTTCTGCTCCCGGCTCGGCCTGGGCAACCAGGAGGTGCGCGACGCACAGGAGGCCGTGCGGAGGGTCGAGCAAGGGCTCGACGTGCGCCGCAACCCGGAGTCGGTCGCCGCCGCCATCAGCTTCATGGTCGTGCAGCGCGCCGGCGCCGGCAGGTCCGTCAAGGAAGTGTCCGTCGCCACCGGCGTCGCCGAGGGCACCATCAAGGAGGTGCACAAGGACCTCACCCCGCACGCCCAGATGCTCTTCGGCTGA